The Comamonas sp. lk genome contains the following window.
GCACGGCCTGGACGCTCAAGATGGACCATGAAATCGGTAGCATCGAATGCGGCAAGTTCGCAGATTTTGCGGTGTTGGAAGACGACCCGCTGGTCGTGGCTCCCGAACGGCTCAAGGATGTGCGGGTTTGGGGCACGGTACTGGGCGGGCGCGTCATGCCAGCGCATCAGGCATGACGGCCGCTCTGCATTCCGGCGTCACCCACCTGACGGTGATCGGCGGCTTTCTTGGCGCGGGCAAGACCACGCTGCTCAACCATATCCTGAGCAGCGGTTTGAGCGAGCGCACCACGCTGTTGATCAACGATTTCGGCAGCGTGAACATCGACGCGGACGCGATTGCCTGGCGGTCTGGAGACGTCATACAGCTGACCAATGGCTGCATGTGCTGCAGCGTGGGAGGCGACTTTTCCCAGGCGCTGCTGCGCGTCATGGAGCAGCCGCCCGAGCGCATCATCATCGAAACCAGCGGCGTCTCCGATCCCTGGAAAGTCGCCCAGGTCGGCCTGATAGGGCCGCGCCTGCGACTGGACGCCGTGATCGTGCTGGTGGATGCCACATCCGTACGCCAGCATGCGCGGGACCGCTATGTCGGAGAGGTCGTTTTGAGCCAGCTGCACGCCGCCGACATGCTGGTGCTGAACAAGACCGATTTGATCAGCCCGGCACAGCGCAGCGAACTGCACGCCTGGCTGGCCGAAACCGCACCGCGCGCTCCCATCCTGGATGCCGTGAACGGCGCGCTGCCACTGGACTTGCTGCTTCACACGCCGCAGGAAAGAGAGCACGGGCGCAGTGCACGCTTGGGTCAGCCTGGATCTTGGCAGGTCAAGCGGCACGATACGGCATTCTTTCGCTGGCAATGCCTGGATCGGGGCCTGCTGGATGCTCAACGCCTGCAAGAGCAGCTCGACAAGCTGCCCGCTGAAGTCCTGCGCATCAAAGGCTTTGTGCGTCTGTCCAGCGCGCCCGAGCAATGGCAAATGCTGCAATGGGCCGGCCGGCGCTGGCAGTTGACGCCTGCGCCAGAACATCGTGCCGGCGACGAAGCGCAGTTGGTGGCCATTGGCACGCCCGCGGATTTCGACCTCCGGGTGCTGGACCAGGCGTTTGCGCGGGCACGGGCGCAGTAACCTTCAGCACCTCAGGTGCAGTAGTGACTCGGGAAATGGACCGGTAAAAGTGGCGGAGCTCAACTGCGCAACTACACGCCATTGCGACTGCATGCATCTTTCATTTGAGCTCAGAAAAAGCTAGTTAAACAGTTTCACGTTCTCTAAACAACGATTCTTCAAGGAGATCATTAAATGGGCCGTCTGGAAGGAAAAACTGCCATTATCACGGGCGCGGCGAGTGGCATTGGCCGCAGCTCAGCATTGCTGTTCGCTCGCGAGGGCGCTAATGTTGTAATCGCAGACATTGATCACGAGGGTGCTTGCAAAGTTGCGGAGGAGATTGCAAACACCAATGGACGCGCTATCGCGGTGCGTACCGATGTGACCGAGGAACAAAGCATGTTGGCGATGATCGACATGGCCTTGTCCGCCTTCGGGAGCATCAACATCCTCTACAACAATGCGGGAGGTTCCACTCCGCGAGACAGCAATGTGGTCGACGCACCCGTTGACGAGTTCTGGCGAGCCATCAAGCTTGATCTCTGGGGTACTTTCCTCGGTTGCAAACTTGTCATTCCTCACATCGTCAGGGCGGGAGGAGGAGCCATCATTAATACAACTTCGAACGTGGCGTTGATTGGCTGTCCCGGCGTGGATTGCTATACCGCCGCCAAAGGAGGTGTCGCGGCACTCACTCGCTCCCTTGCTGTTGAGTTCGCCTCCAAGCGTATTCGTGTCAACGCCATTGCGCCAACTATAACGATGACGCCACGCGTGGCCGAGCGAATCAAGACAGCCGTCGGAGCAAGTGGACATGCCTCACGAAATCATCTGGGCCTCGCTTACCCTGAAGATATTGCGCTCACTGCGCTCTATCTAGCATCAGACGACTCTCGTATGACGACTGGTTCGATTCAAGCGCCAGATGGGGGCTCAACGATCTCATGAGCTAAGAGCCGCTAACACGACTTCCCCTGAGACCGGCATGAAGCATTTATGCTTCATGCTCTCATGGCAAGACAACCCGTTAGCAAAGAGCTGGTCGATTCACTTTGAATTGAGCGACTGCATACGGTCTCAGGGGTGTTCTCGGATTTATTCACGGGGGTTCCCGCGCTAGCGAATCCAACCCATTGAATCTTCGATAGAAAAAGCGCTCATAAAGAGCGCTTTTTCTATTAGGGAAAGGGAGTTTACGACTTTGGTGCCGCAACCCACTCCATGGAAAGCCGCATGGATACTAGGCCGATGTTTACGACTTTAATTACCCAGAATAACAGACGCATCAGTTCACCGAAGCGCCAGACTCGTACCAGTTCTTGACCAGATTGCGCTCGTCATCCGACAGGGCGCCAGGATTGCCGAAAGGCATTTTGCGCAACTGAACCACTTGTTGGTAGATCTGCTGGGCATGCGATTTGACGGCTTCCGGAGAATCCAGGCGCACGCTCTTTTGCTGAATGGCCGCACCGTGGCACAGCACGCAATGCTGTTGGAACACGGCATTGACCTTGGCAAAGCCATCACCGCCTGCAGCGGCTACCGCAGGAGCGGCTGGCACGGCAGCTTCAGGTGCCGCAGCAGGCGCAGTTGCCGAAGCTTCAGGCGCTGGAGCAGCAGGAGCCACCGCAGCAGGAGCGGGAGCGGCGGCAGGAGTTACAGCGGCAACAGGAGCAGGAGCCGGCTTGAGCCAGGCAAACACGGCAATCAGCGCGACCACGCCCACTGCTGCATAAGGCCAGGGGTGGCTGTTGCGACCCAGCTTGAAGCCATGGCGCATCACAAAGAACTGGCGAATGGCAGCACCGGCAAACATCATGCCGATCAGAACCAGCCAGTTCAGCTCATGGCTGTACAGCCAACCGTAGTGGTTGGACAACATGGCGAACAGCACGGGCAACGTGAAGTAGGTGTTGTGCACGCTGCGCTGCTTGGCGCGCTGGCCGTGCAGAGGGTCCACAGGCTGACCGGCCTTCAGAGCCGCCACCACCTTGCGCTGGCCAGGGATGATCCAGAAGAACACGTTGGCACTCATGGAAGTCGCGATCATCGCGCCCATCAGCAGGAAGGCAGCCTGGCCGGGGAAGATGTGGCAGGCCAGGAAGGCGGCAATACACACCAGCACCAGCACCATGGCGCCAACGGTGGCGTCGCCATTCTTCTTCTGACCGAAGGTACGGCAGATGAAGTCATACAGCAGCCAGAAGACGACCAGGAAGGACAGTGCGGAGCCGATGGCTGCAGCCGAGCTCATGGCATTCGGATCACCGGGATTGACCAGATAAATCTTGGCATTCCACAGATAAGAAACTGTCAGCAGCGCAAAGCCGGACAGCCAGGTGGTGTAGCTCTCCCAGTAGAACCAATGCAGGTGATCCGGCATCTTGGGAGGTGAGACATTGAACTTGACGGGGTGGTAGAAACCACCGCCGTGCACAGCCCAGAGTTCGCCGCTGACGCCTTGTTTCTTCAAGTCTTCATCGACAGGCGGCGTCAAGCTGCTGTCCAGGAACACGAAATAGAAAGAGGAGCCCACCCAGGCAATGGCGGTAATGACGTGGAGCCAACGCAATAGCAGGTTGGCCCAGTCGAGAATGTAGCTTTCCATAGCTCTCAACCTTGGCAGCGTGGGGCTGCCGTTCAACCTGCTCACCACTGCGGGCGCTCTGAGCAGTAGAAAAGGCCACGCTCCCTAGGCTAAAAGCTTAGGGGCACCGCTGCGACCTGTCTGTTGACAAAAATTGTATACACTTAACTACGTCAAGCCAATCAAACAATGCTTCTCAAGCCTCAGTGATTTCCCTTGGTTGGGCATTTTTTGGCTCCGTTGCGCACTGGCTGCTCCACTGAAAACCGATGTTTCGCAGGGCTGACGTCATCTGCAACCCAGCCAGAGGTCGATGCCGGGCGGCCCGGGAACCGGGCATTCTGATTGGCGAAGACGGATGCTTCAGTGCTGCAGGTTTTGCAGCAGCTGCGCGGCAACGGCGACGGCAATCACATCGGGCTCCTTGCCCGTGATGCCGGCCACACCAATAGGGCAGGTCACTTGTGCCAGCTCTGTGTCGCTAAAGCCTCTATCGCGCAAACGGCGCCTGAAGGTTGCCCATTTGGTTTTGCTGCCTATGAGGCCGATGAAACCCAGATCGGCTCTGGCCCGCTGACGCAGCAGGCACTGGGCCACGATCTCCAGATCCTCTGCATGGCTGAAGCTCATGATCAGCACCTGCGACTGTGCAGGCAAATCGTGCACCGCTGACTGCACGGGATCGGAGTACTCGCATTGCACACCCAAGGCCACATCCTCGGGAAATACGGCGTCACGGCTATCCACCCAGACAACACGGTACGGCAGGCAAGAGAGTATGCGCACCAGGGCATGGCCCACATGCCCGGCCCCAAACAAGGCGACGCTGCGCGAAGGCATGGGCAGCAAGGCCTGCAAGCGCTGCTGCTCTCCCGCTGCATAAAACGTATAGCTGAGAACCACGGCACCGCCACAGCACTGCCCCAGACTGGGGCCTAGCGCGTAGTGCTGAGTCACGGGCTGTGCCGACGCCTCAGCCCCAGGCGGCTGGGCCACCAAACGCCGGGCATGCTCTATGGCCTGCCATTCCAGATGGCCTCCGCCAATGGTTCCGAACACGGTATCGGCAAAAACGGCCATCCACGCCCCTGCTTCACGCGGAGCCGATCCGCGCGTGCTCGCCACCTGCACCCAGCACAGCGGTTGCTCCGCCACGCGGGCCAGAATGCTTTTGTATGACTGACTCCACATCCCTGCATATTCACTGATTTTTGGCAACTGCTCAGATAGAAACTGATATGAACTGCGCATCAAAGCTGCCATACCCGCAGCACCTCCTACAGCAGCTTCACCTGACTTCTGCTGTACTTGCGCACTGCGGCGCAGTATCTTTTTGTGACCGTGGCGGCGAATCTCTGCGGTTTCCCCGCCACGGCGGCATTTGGAGATACGCTTGACCTATGTCGGAGAACACTGAAATGCCCCAAAACTCACAGCCAACCGTCACTCCCGCCGAGCGCAAGAACCCTTTGCGCTGGGCGGCGGCCATGGTCGCCTCGATCACAGCCCTGATTACTGGCTGCCAGATCGTGCCCGGAAGCATGGGTCCCGGCCCCGGTCCTAGCCAAGGCCCCGCCCCCTTCTCTTCCTCCGCCACCACACCCAAAGCCTACCGCCAGGATGCGGCCAAGCATGTTTACGCCCGCAATGCGGATCGCATCTACAAGGGCATGCTGCCGCCCATGCTCTATGCAGTCGGCGTGCTGCAGGTCTCGGTCGATGGTCAGGGCCGTGTCACCAAGCTGCAGTGGATGCGCGCGCCATCGCATGCGCCCGAAGTGGTCTCGGAGATTGAACGCACGGTACGCTCTGCGGCGCCCTTCCCCGCCCCTGCACGCATGGGGCAGGTGGTTTACACCGACACCTGGCTTTGGGATAAATCCGGCCGCTTCCAGCTCGACACGCTGACCGAAGGCCAGCGAGAGCAATAGCGGCCGCAAAGCTCAAATAGGATCCATCCATGAAAAAACCGGCCAAATGGCCGGTTTTTGACGAGGAGAGCATGTGCTCCCTGGCGGCGTGGCCGCTTATTCAACCACTCTGGAGATCTTGGTGCCTTGCAGCGACACACCGGCTTCCAGGCCCGCATTGGTCAGCACATAGCTGGTCACAGGTGCAGGAGCGGTTGTGGTGTCTATGCCACCGTTCACACCAATGCGGCCAGCGGCCACCGTGGCGTCGGCACCCACGGCCCAGCCGTCGCTTTTGACGAACTTATCCAGCGCCTCCTGTGTGTTGAACACATAGATGACGGCCTTGGACTGTCCGCCGGCCTGCCAGCCGATCGAGGCACCTGTCGTACTGTAGTAGCCCTTGTTTTGGCCACCAACGCGCAGCACGCCACGGCCGTGCTCCACACCCACCACAAAGCTGCCGCCAATCACCGATGGGAAGATCAGCACGCCCTTGGCGTTCTGCACCATTTGCTTGGAGCCCGGCGCCGTCTGATACAGGCGCTCCAGCGCCGCATTGGCACGGGTGTTGATGGTCGTGGAATCCGAACGCGGCGCGGCCGATGTTTCAGGCTTGGTCGTCGTGCAAGCTGCCAGAGACAGCGCACCAGCAGCTACCGCAACAGCCATCGCAACCGAACGCACAGAGATTTGACGCATACCAATTCCTTTCAAGGCTATGAATGTGTGTTGCACATCCCGAAGTTCCAATTCCCCTGATCTGCGTTTTTCCGGACCGTGCTCCACCTCCAGCGCAGCAGCCCACAACAGACAGGGAGAATTCAATCCTAGTGCGCTCTGTATCAGAAAGCTCGCACATCGGCCCTGTTTGAGGGTTCGACCTACAGAGCACCCCGGATTTTTCTGGGAAACCCGTGCACTTGCGCCACAGGATTCCCCGGCCACCATAACCTGATCACGCACTGCTGCTACAAAAACGACAGCAATGATTGACATTGAGCAAGCCCGAATCTCGCTAGCATTGACACGCCCCATCACCACTGAGTTCTGGTTTCAAAAGGAAGTTCATGAAGTTCTGGAGTTACTTTCACCATCCCCATGCGGCCATGGTGCTGCTGCGCGTCACGCTGGCCGTGCTGATGCTGTTTCACGGCTGGGCCAAGATTCACCATGGCATCGGCGGCATCGAAAACATGGTGAAAGCCCTGGGCGCGCCAGGCTGGCTGGCCTATGGCGTATATCTGGGCGAAGTGGTGGCCCCGCTGTTTCTGATCGTCGGCCTGTGGGTGACGCCTGCCGCGCTGGTAATCGCCGTCAACATGCTGGTGGCGTTTGCGCTGGTGCACACCAAGCAGGTGTTCACGCTGCAAAGCTCGGGCGGCTGGGCGCTGGAGCTGCAGGTGCTTTTTTTCGTCACCGCCCTGGTCGTGGCCATGAGTGATTCCAAAAGCAAATGAATCCGCGATAGCGGACATAAAACAAGAGCGGCTTGCGCTGATTAACAAAGGGTTTCAGATATTTTTCTATCTGAAACTCAATCTTGATCAGCGCAAGCCGCTCTTGCTTTTGCCATGTCTCTCAGTCAAAGAGATGCGCCTTCAGCGCGCTGCGGTCAGGAACCGCGATAGGTGGAATAGCTCCAGGGGCTGACCAGCAACGGCACGTGATAGTGCTGCTCCACATTGGCCACGCCAAAGTCCAGGCTCACCTTGTTCAGAAAGCTGGGCTCGGGCAGTTGCACGCCACGGGCCTTGAAATAAGCCGCCACATCAAAGGTCAGGCGGTAAGTGCCCACCTTCAGCGTGCTGTTGTCAAACAAAGGCGCATCGGTGCGTCCATCGTGATTCAGCACCAGGCTTTTGATCAGCGTGACCTTGTCGCCTTCGGTGGAAAACAGCTCGACTGCCATGCCCGCAGCGGGGCAGCCGTTCATGGTGTCTAGAACGTGGGTGCTCAGGCCCATGGATATCTCCTCAGCGGCGGAATTGTTCCCGCCATCAGTGTGTAAAAGTGGATCGGCGCATGCCAGCAGGCACGCCAAAGCGGACCCTGCTTGATTAAAGTGTATACAGTTCTTGTACTCCATCCAAGGCTTTACTGCCCTGACTTCTACGCACATACCCGCAGCGTGTCAGGCCAGCTGCCCTGCAGATGCCCGTTGCGCTTCTAAACTCTGCAGCACCATCAACGATTACAAGGAGACAAGTATGCAAATGCGCCACACCGTGCTGGCAGCCAGCCTGGCCTTGGCCATTGCCGGCCTGACGGCTTGCAGCGCCCCGCAGGCCGTTCGAACCGAAGCGCCAGCCGCTGCCGTGGAGAATGTGACAAAGCCTGCGGCCACCGCCCCCATTGTCCAGACTCAAGCCGCTCAGGCCGCATCGGCGGCCTACGACTTCGATATGGATGTTTTCCATCCAGTCGTTGGCAAAAACGGCATGGTGGCCAGCGAGCAGGAACTGGCCACGCAAATCGGTCTGGACATTCTCAAAGCCGGCGGCAATGCCATGGATGCGGCGGTAGCCGTGGGCTTTGCGCTGGCAGTGGCCTTGCCCAATGCCGGCAATATCGGCGGTGGCGGCTTCATGATGGTGCATGACGCCAAGACCGGCAAAGACATCGCCCTGGATTTTCGCGAGACCGCCCCCAAAGGCGCCTCGCGCAATATGTACCTGGATGCGCAAGGCAAGGTCATAGACGGCAAATCGCTCTACACCCACTACGCCGTGGGCGTGCCCGGCACGGTGGCCGGTATGACGCATGCACTGTCGAAATGGGGTTCCATGCCGCTGAGCCGGGTCATGGCTCCGGCCATTGCACTGGCCGACAAAGGCTACCCCGTGAGCGTGACCCTGGCCAAGACACTGAGCCAGGAAAAAAAGAATATGGGCCAGTGGCCCGCCACACAGGCCATCTTCTGGAAAAACGGCACACCGCTCAAGGCGGGTGAACTGCTGCAGCAAAAGGACCTGGCCCAGTCCATGCGCCTGATCAGCCAGCAAGGCGCCAAGGCGTTCTACCAGGGAGCGATTGCACAAAAACTGGCCAGCGAAATGGCAGCACATGCCAATGCACTGACGCTGCAGGATTTGCGCGACTACAAGGTGGTGGAGCGCGAACCCGTGCGCGGCAACTACCGCGGCTACCAGGTCGTGACCATGCCGCCGCCGTCTTCGGGCGGCGCGCACTTGCTGCAGATTCTCAACCTGATGGAGCGCTGGCCCATGAACCAGTGGGGCGCCGACAGCGCCCAGAGCGTGCACTACATGACAGAGGCCATGAAACTGGCCTATGCCGACCGCTCCGAGTACCTGGGCGATCCGGATTTCGTGAAGATTCCGCTCAAGGGCCTGATCTCCAAAAACTACGCCAATGAGCTGGCGGCCACCATCAAGCCCCAGCAGGCCAGAGCCAGCAGCGACATCAAGCCAGGCAAGCCCCAGCCTTATGAAAGCGACCAGACCACGCATTACTCCGTGGTGGACAAGGCCGGCAACGCCGTGGCCGTGACCTATACGCTCAACACCAACTTTGGCAGCGGCATTGTGGCCAAGGGCACGGGCATTTTGCTCAATAACGAGATGGACGACTTCTCGGCCAAGCCCGGCGTCGCCAACGCCTACGGCCTGGTGGGCGGCGATGCCAATGCGGTGGCGGCCAACAAGCGCCCCCTGTCTTCCATGACGCCCACCCTGGTGCTCAAGGACGGCAAGCCGGTGCTGGTGACCGGCAGCCCCGGCGGCGCGCGCATCATCACCACGGTGCTGCAGCAAATCGTCAACCGCATCGACTACGGCATGAACCCCGCCGAAGCAGCGGCCACACCGCGCTTTCACCACCAGTGGACGCCGGATGAGCTGCGCATCGAGAAAGGCTTTAGCGCCGACACGATCGCTCTGCTCAAGCAATGGGGACACAAGGTTGCACTGAAGCCTTCCATGGGCCGCACGCAAACCATCGAGATCAAGGACGGCATGCTCTATGGCGCATCCGACCCGCGCAATCCGGACGGAAAAACCATGGGGTTCTAATTTCGCCGCTTTAAAGTAAAAAAAGCCGCACTCACTGAGTGCGGCTTTTCTTTCAAGACGGCTATCGCCGCCTTCCCCACCTAGGCTTTAGGACTCAACCTTCTGGCCGATCTCGAAATTGGCCTGGATTTCCAGAGCGCGCACCATGCCGGAATGATCCCAGCCCGCGCCGCCGTGGGCGACGCAGCTGTTGAACAATTCCTGGGCCTGAGCCGTGTTGGGCAGGGACACGCCGAGCTGACGAGCGCTGGACAGGGCCAGGTTCAAGTCCTTCTGGTGCAGGGCGATACGGAAGCCGGGGTCAAACGTGCGCTTGATCATGCGTTCGGCATGCACTTCCAGAATCTTGGAAGAGGCAAAACCGCCCAGCAGGGCTTCACGCACGCGGGCTGGATCGGCACCGGCGCGCGATGCGAACAGCAGGGCTTCGGCCACGGCTTCGATGTTCAGCGCCACGATGATCTGGTTGGCCACCTTGGCCGTCTGGCCGTCGCCATTGCCGCCCACCAGGGTGATGTTCTTGCCCATCTTCTCGAACAAGGGCTTGACGCGCTCGAAAGCAGCATCGGGGCCGCCGATCATGATGGACAGTGTGCCGTTCTTCGCACCGACTTCGCCGCCGGAGACGGGAGCATCCAGGTACTGGGCGCCCACAGCTTCGATGCGCTTGGCGAATTCCTTGGTGGCCACGGGCGAGATGGAGGACATGTCCACCACGATCTTGCCGCTGCTGCCCTTGAGGCCAGCGGCCACGCCGTCTTCACCGAACAGCACTTTTTCGACGTCAGGCGTGTCGGGAACCATCACGAAGATGATGTCGGCGCGCTCGGCCACTCCACGTGCGGTGGTGCATTGCGTAGCACTGGTTTCAGCGATGTTGGCAGGCACCTTGCCGTGCGTGTTGACAAACAGCTGGTGACCAGCCGAAATCAGGTGGCCGCACATGGGGGCGCCCATGATGCCCAGACCGATAAAGCCCAGCTTGAGGGACGATGCGTTCATGGTGTTCTCCTAGTCTTCTAAATACGCTTATTCAAATTTGCTAGCTGCTTGCGCTTGTCAGCAGCGCTCAAGCGGCCACGGCAACCTTGTTCCAGCCGCCAATCTTTTCCAGCCAGCCCAGACCGGCTTCAGTGCCGTTGGCGGGCTTGTATTCGCAACCGATCCAGCCGTCATAGCCGATGCGATCCAGGTGTGCGAACAGGAAGGGGTAGTTGATCTCGCCCGTGCCTGGCTCGTTGCGGCCGGGGTTGTCGGCCAGCTGAATGTGGCCGATGCGGGCCAGCTGCTTTTGCATGGTCGCAGCCAGTTCGCCCTCCACGCGCTGCGCGTGGTAAATGTCGTACTGCACAAAAGCATTGGGCGCAGCCACTTCATCCAGGATGTCCAGAGCCTGGTCCGTGCGGTTCAGATAGAAGCCGGGAATATCAAAGGGGTTGATAGGCTCGATCAGCAGACGCACATTGGCCGCGCTCAATGCAGAAGCCGCAAAACGCAGGTTTTCCACAAAAGTGCGGCGCACCACGACGGGGTCGGAACCAGCGGGAACCTTGCCTGCCAGGCAGTTCAACTGCGGCACACCCAGGGCATGGGCATAGGTCACGGCCTTGGCCACGCCGGCGCGAAACTCATCCACGCGGTTGGGATCGCAGGCAATGCCACGCTCGCCGGCATCCCAGTCGCCAGCGGGCAGGTTGTGCAACACGATCTTCAGACCGGTAGCATTCAGGCGCTCCTGGATTTCTTCCACGCTGTGAGCGTAGGGAAAGAGGAATTCCACGGCTTCAAAGCCTGCGTTGGCGGCACGCTCGAAACGCTCGAGGAAGGGCACCTCGGTGAACAACATGCTCAGGTTGGCAGCAAAACGGGGCATGGTTTTGTCTCCAGATATCTCGTCAAAAGGGAAAAAAGGACAGAGCCAGGGCTCTGTCCTTGGCTGCTGATTTAGTCCAGCAGAGCCAGTGCGCTAGGCACGTCAGCGGAGCCGATGGCCAGGTCTTCGAATTCCATGACGTTGTCGATTTCAGCGCCCATGGAGATGTTGGTCACACGCTCCAGCACACATTCGATCACGACGGGAACCTTGAACTCGGTCATCCAGGCTTCGGCTTGCTTCATGGCAGGAGCGAAGTCCTCAGCCTTGTGAACGCGAATGGCCTTGCAACCCAGACCTTCGACGACCTTAACATGGTCAACACCGTAGCCATGGGTGGCTTCTTCTTCATTTGTGTTGATATTGTCGAACGCTAATTGCACGCAATAGTCGATGGAGAAAGCGCGCTGAGCCTGGCGAATCAGGCCCAGATAGCTGTTGTTCACCAGCACGTGAACATAGGGCAGCTTGAACTGTGCGCCCACGGCCAGCTCTTCGATCATGAACTGGAAGTCGTAGTCACCGGATAGGGCCACGATCTTGCGTGCCGGGTCCGCCACGCGCACGCCCAGGGCGGCGGGAGTGGTCCAGCCCAGAGGGCCGGCTTGACCGCAGTTGATCCAGCTACGTGGCTTGTACACGTGCAGGAACTGGGCACCGGCGATCTGCGACAGACCGATGGTGGACACGTAAGTCGTGTCGCGGTCCAGAGAGCGGTTCATGCACTGGTAGACGCGCTGTGGCTTCATCGGCACGTTGTCGAAGTTGGTCTTGCGCAGGAACTCGACGCTGTTCTTGCGACCCTGGCACTCGGCAACCCAGGTCTTGCGGCACTTGAGCTTGCCGGCAGCCTTCCACTCCTTGGCCACGGCAACGAATTGCTCCAGAGCAGCCTTGGCGTCGGAGACGATGCCGTAGTCAGGGGCAAACACGCGGCCGATTTGTGTGGGCTCGATGTCCACGTGCACAAACTTGCGACCCTTGGTGTAGACCTCGACCGAACCGGTGTGGCGGTTGGCCCAACGGTTGCCGATACCGAACACAAAGTCCGAAGCCAGCATCGTGGCGTTGCCATAACGGTGGCTGGTCTGCAGACCGCACATGCCGACCATCAGCGGGTGGTCGTCAGGGATGGTGCCCCAACCCATCAGCGTGGGGATCACGGGCACGTTCAGGATCTCGGCCAGCTCGACCATCAGGTCGGAAGCATCGGCGTTGATCACGCCACCGCCGGAGACCAGCAAAGGACGCTCGGATTCGTTGAGCATCTCGATCGCCTTCTCGGCTTGCTTGCGCGAAGCGGTAGGCTTGTACGCAGCCAGAGGCTCGTAGGTGTCGATGTCGAATTCGATTTCAGCCAGCTGCACGTCGATGGGCAGATCGATCAGCACGGGGCCGGGACGGCCGGAGCGCATCAGGTGGAAAGCTTGCTGGAAGGCGCGGGGCACTTGCGCAGGCTCCAGCACCGTGGTGGCCCACTTGGTCACGGGCTTGGCGATGGAAGCAATGTCCACGGCCTGGAAGTCTTCCTTGTGCAGACGCGAGCGGGGAGCTTGGCCGGTAATGCACAGGATTGGGATGGAGTCAGCGCTGGCCGAGTACAGGCCGGTAATCATGTCGGTGCCAGCAGGGCCGCTGGTGCCGATACACACGCCGATGTTGCCGGCAACGGCACGGGTGTAGCCTTCAGCCATGTGGCTTGCGCCTTCCACGTGACGGGCCAGGATGTGGCCGATGCCGCCGTGGCTCTTCATCGCTGCGTACATGGGGTTGATGGCCGCACCTGGCACACCAAACGTAACGGTAACACCTTCTTTTTCGAGCACCAGGACTGCTGCTTCGATTGCTTTCATTTTGGCCATGAGGTCTCCTTTAAACTGGATTCGACTTTAGTCAAGACCTTTGCTTGCCGGAAGCTGCTTGCAGACCATAAAATTTATTCCATTCAAGAATAAACAGGAGATAAAAGTCATGGACAGACTCGATGCCATGCA
Protein-coding sequences here:
- the ggt gene encoding gamma-glutamyltransferase, encoding MQMRHTVLAASLALAIAGLTACSAPQAVRTEAPAAAVENVTKPAATAPIVQTQAAQAASAAYDFDMDVFHPVVGKNGMVASEQELATQIGLDILKAGGNAMDAAVAVGFALAVALPNAGNIGGGGFMMVHDAKTGKDIALDFRETAPKGASRNMYLDAQGKVIDGKSLYTHYAVGVPGTVAGMTHALSKWGSMPLSRVMAPAIALADKGYPVSVTLAKTLSQEKKNMGQWPATQAIFWKNGTPLKAGELLQQKDLAQSMRLISQQGAKAFYQGAIAQKLASEMAAHANALTLQDLRDYKVVEREPVRGNYRGYQVVTMPPPSSGGAHLLQILNLMERWPMNQWGADSAQSVHYMTEAMKLAYADRSEYLGDPDFVKIPLKGLISKNYANELAATIKPQQARASSDIKPGKPQPYESDQTTHYSVVDKAGNAVAVTYTLNTNFGSGIVAKGTGILLNNEMDDFSAKPGVANAYGLVGGDANAVAANKRPLSSMTPTLVLKDGKPVLVTGSPGGARIITTVLQQIVNRIDYGMNPAEAAATPRFHHQWTPDELRIEKGFSADTIALLKQWGHKVALKPSMGRTQTIEIKDGMLYGASDPRNPDGKTMGF
- the glxR gene encoding 2-hydroxy-3-oxopropionate reductase — protein: MNASSLKLGFIGLGIMGAPMCGHLISAGHQLFVNTHGKVPANIAETSATQCTTARGVAERADIIFVMVPDTPDVEKVLFGEDGVAAGLKGSSGKIVVDMSSISPVATKEFAKRIEAVGAQYLDAPVSGGEVGAKNGTLSIMIGGPDAAFERVKPLFEKMGKNITLVGGNGDGQTAKVANQIIVALNIEAVAEALLFASRAGADPARVREALLGGFASSKILEVHAERMIKRTFDPGFRIALHQKDLNLALSSARQLGVSLPNTAQAQELFNSCVAHGGAGWDHSGMVRALEIQANFEIGQKVES
- the hyi gene encoding hydroxypyruvate isomerase, with product MPRFAANLSMLFTEVPFLERFERAANAGFEAVEFLFPYAHSVEEIQERLNATGLKIVLHNLPAGDWDAGERGIACDPNRVDEFRAGVAKAVTYAHALGVPQLNCLAGKVPAGSDPVVVRRTFVENLRFAASALSAANVRLLIEPINPFDIPGFYLNRTDQALDILDEVAAPNAFVQYDIYHAQRVEGELAATMQKQLARIGHIQLADNPGRNEPGTGEINYPFLFAHLDRIGYDGWIGCEYKPANGTEAGLGWLEKIGGWNKVAVAA
- the gcl gene encoding glyoxylate carboligase: MAKMKAIEAAVLVLEKEGVTVTFGVPGAAINPMYAAMKSHGGIGHILARHVEGASHMAEGYTRAVAGNIGVCIGTSGPAGTDMITGLYSASADSIPILCITGQAPRSRLHKEDFQAVDIASIAKPVTKWATTVLEPAQVPRAFQQAFHLMRSGRPGPVLIDLPIDVQLAEIEFDIDTYEPLAAYKPTASRKQAEKAIEMLNESERPLLVSGGGVINADASDLMVELAEILNVPVIPTLMGWGTIPDDHPLMVGMCGLQTSHRYGNATMLASDFVFGIGNRWANRHTGSVEVYTKGRKFVHVDIEPTQIGRVFAPDYGIVSDAKAALEQFVAVAKEWKAAGKLKCRKTWVAECQGRKNSVEFLRKTNFDNVPMKPQRVYQCMNRSLDRDTTYVSTIGLSQIAGAQFLHVYKPRSWINCGQAGPLGWTTPAALGVRVADPARKIVALSGDYDFQFMIEELAVGAQFKLPYVHVLVNNSYLGLIRQAQRAFSIDYCVQLAFDNINTNEEEATHGYGVDHVKVVEGLGCKAIRVHKAEDFAPAMKQAEAWMTEFKVPVVIECVLERVTNISMGAEIDNVMEFEDLAIGSADVPSALALLD